A region from the Neomonachus schauinslandi chromosome 2, ASM220157v2, whole genome shotgun sequence genome encodes:
- the LAMTOR3 gene encoding ragulator complex protein LAMTOR3 has protein sequence MADDLKRFLYKKLPSVEGLHAIVVSDRDGVPVIKVANDNAPEHALRPGFLSTFALATDQGSKLGLSKNKSIICYYNTYQVVQFNRLPLVVSFIASSSANTGLIVSLEKELAPLFEELRQVVEVS, from the exons ATGGCGGAT GACCTAAAGCGATTCCTGTATAAAAAGTTACCAAG TGTTGAAGGGCTCCATGCTATTGTTGTGTCAGACAGAGATGGAGTCCCCGTTATTAAAG TGGCCAATGATAATGCCCCAGAACATGCTTTGAGACCTGGTTTCTTATCTACTTTTGCCCTTGCAACAGACCAAGGGAGCAAACTTggactttcaaaaaataaaagtatcatcTGTTACTATAACACCTACCAG GTGGTTCAATTCAATCGTTTGCCTTTGGTGGTGAGTTTCATAGCCAGCAGCAGTGCCAATACAG GACTCATTGTCAGCCTGGAAAAGGAACTTGCTCCATTATTTGAAGAATTGAGACAAGTTGTGGAAGTTTCTTAA